A single Bosea sp. PAMC 26642 DNA region contains:
- a CDS encoding BLUF domain-containing protein, with amino-acid sequence MNEFPIVQLIYASTHTPGRITSPQATYRDILSTAQRSNAASDISGCLIFDGQTFIQLLEGDRAAIGATFERIRRDRRHRDIRVLGSQSCLHRTFAGSPMKGFVRSSALESALTDEGLTGILHPRSLDGDVVFSLAERLASFDGNSLRYT; translated from the coding sequence ATGAATGAGTTCCCGATCGTTCAGCTGATTTACGCTTCGACCCATACGCCTGGGCGGATCACCAGCCCTCAAGCGACCTATCGCGACATCCTTTCGACGGCTCAGCGCAGCAATGCGGCGTCCGATATTTCAGGCTGTCTCATCTTCGACGGGCAGACGTTTATCCAACTCCTGGAAGGCGACAGGGCCGCAATCGGCGCCACGTTCGAACGCATACGACGCGACCGACGACATCGAGACATTCGCGTTCTCGGCTCGCAGTCTTGTCTCCATCGCACTTTCGCGGGCTCGCCGATGAAGGGCTTCGTGCGGTCATCCGCGCTCGAAAGCGCTCTCACCGACGAAGGGCTGACGGGTATTCTCCACCCAAGAAGCCTCGATGGCGATGTCGTTTTCTCTCTGGCTGAACGGCTTGCATCGTTTGATGGAAACTCGCTCAGATATACTTAG